In one Zobellia galactanivorans genomic region, the following are encoded:
- a CDS encoding SGNH/GDSL hydrolase family protein — MGLGIINGIKGQDWPNLANFQSENAKLAKPAPNENRVVFMGNSITIGWLNSRPEFFANKPYINRGISGQTTPQMLLRFRQDVIDLRPKVVVLLAGTNDIAGNTGPSTLDMIMDNIKSMAEIAVANDIKVILSSTLPAFDYPWKPGMEPAQKIVDLNKMIKAYADEKGHIYLDYFSALADERNGLPKKYANDGVHPTVEGYKVMEPMVEKAIAQALKK; from the coding sequence ATGGGACTAGGAATAATCAATGGGATAAAAGGACAAGATTGGCCGAATTTAGCCAATTTTCAATCAGAAAACGCCAAATTGGCCAAACCGGCCCCAAATGAAAACCGGGTCGTTTTTATGGGAAACTCCATTACCATAGGATGGCTGAACTCCCGACCTGAGTTTTTTGCGAACAAACCCTATATCAACAGAGGTATCAGTGGCCAGACCACGCCACAAATGCTCCTTCGTTTTAGACAGGATGTAATCGACCTTCGGCCCAAAGTAGTGGTCTTGTTGGCCGGCACCAATGATATTGCAGGAAATACAGGGCCCTCTACCCTTGATATGATCATGGACAACATAAAATCAATGGCCGAAATAGCGGTGGCCAATGATATCAAAGTGATACTGTCTTCCACCCTACCCGCCTTCGATTATCCGTGGAAACCGGGAATGGAACCTGCCCAAAAAATAGTAGACCTAAACAAAATGATCAAGGCATATGCCGATGAAAAAGGACATATCTATCTTGACTATTTTTCCGCATTGGCAGATGAACGCAACGGCCTACCAAAAAAGTATGCCAATGACGGTGTACACCCTACCGTGGAAGGTTACAAAGTAATGGAGCCTATGGTAGAAAAAGCCATAGCACAGGCCTTAAAAAAATAG
- a CDS encoding fasciclin domain-containing protein: MKTTKGFLKNLAMLLMGVSMAIGCSKGNDIADDVEKEISKEEDKTEETAGETPGEEATDDETLVNAAEFIQSEDSLTIAVEALETIDDALVEKLSDENGKLTFFVPSNEAFTEFLASLKEYTDVLDFDEELEKEILAQVLKYHAIIGGANFSTELSNGSILETMQSEEIKITVDGDVYIIDTTEMQAKITTADIEVANGVLHIIDKVLIPESVLEALFPKSSLIDLVNESDDLSMFAEAIAEAGLEGRFNDGDYTVFAPTNTAIETLFKTLGDDYNSFQDFSSILEKQALKEIILGHVLEQVIARNDLKVGVLPTLISGDSIEVVEGAGGLAIQDASDEQANFVEFDIEASNGIIHTIDKILIPQKALLLLN; the protein is encoded by the coding sequence ATGAAGACTACAAAAGGATTTCTTAAAAATTTGGCGATGCTGCTTATGGGAGTATCAATGGCCATAGGATGTTCAAAAGGAAATGATATTGCCGATGATGTTGAGAAGGAAATTAGTAAAGAGGAAGACAAGACCGAGGAAACTGCAGGGGAGACTCCTGGGGAAGAGGCGACTGATGATGAAACCTTAGTGAATGCTGCCGAGTTTATTCAATCGGAAGATAGTTTGACCATTGCTGTCGAAGCCTTGGAAACTATTGACGATGCCCTTGTGGAAAAACTTTCGGATGAAAACGGAAAGCTTACATTTTTTGTGCCGAGCAATGAAGCCTTTACCGAATTCTTAGCTTCCTTAAAGGAATATACCGATGTACTTGATTTTGATGAAGAGCTCGAAAAAGAGATCCTTGCGCAAGTATTGAAGTACCATGCAATTATAGGAGGGGCCAATTTTTCTACCGAACTCTCCAACGGTTCCATTTTGGAGACCATGCAATCCGAAGAAATTAAAATTACGGTAGATGGCGACGTGTATATTATTGATACTACGGAGATGCAAGCCAAAATAACCACGGCCGATATCGAGGTGGCCAACGGGGTTCTCCACATCATCGACAAGGTTTTGATACCGGAGTCCGTGCTGGAGGCCTTGTTCCCGAAATCATCCTTGATCGATTTGGTAAATGAAAGCGATGACTTGTCAATGTTCGCAGAGGCCATTGCGGAAGCCGGATTGGAAGGTAGGTTCAATGATGGCGATTACACGGTTTTCGCCCCAACAAATACTGCAATCGAGACCCTGTTCAAAACGCTTGGGGATGACTATAATTCTTTTCAGGACTTTTCAAGTATTCTAGAAAAACAGGCTTTAAAAGAAATTATTCTAGGTCATGTGCTAGAACAAGTGATAGCCCGTAATGATTTAAAGGTAGGGGTGTTACCTACGCTGATTTCCGGTGATTCAATAGAGGTGGTAGAAGGGGCAGGTGGCTTGGCGATACAAGATGCTTCTGATGAGCAAGCCAATTTTGTTGAGTTCGATATTGAAGCTTCCAACGGGATCATACATACCATAGATAAAATTCTTATTCCCCAAAAAGCGTTATTGTTGCTCAACTAG
- a CDS encoding AraC family transcriptional regulator, whose product MNNIPSIAFEGQEHIRDFDVLSMAELSAKIDKGLDHNPWQPHRITFFALLLVTEGSGYHKIDLKTYPVKRGSVLKIAKGQVHAFQEDINYQGALVIFTEDFILKYFSKFSVEYISHLYNYHLSEPLVENTRLEPFLKQLGEEFKRGPSVAQQNILAKILELYLLRLERDDASNSLVRQNQPHYPLFLEFRNLVEKQYVKTRNVKDYAEMLHVSTAHLNQVVKEFTLNTAKHFIDGFVILETKRAIASTNSSLKEIAYAMGFDEVTNFTKFFKKHSGITPKRFKAEF is encoded by the coding sequence TTGAACAATATCCCCAGTATAGCATTTGAAGGGCAAGAGCACATAAGGGACTTTGATGTTTTGAGCATGGCTGAACTGTCCGCTAAAATAGACAAAGGTCTAGACCATAATCCGTGGCAGCCGCACCGTATCACTTTTTTTGCCCTGCTCTTGGTGACCGAGGGGAGTGGGTACCATAAAATCGACCTTAAAACCTATCCGGTAAAAAGAGGGAGTGTCTTAAAAATAGCCAAGGGACAAGTACATGCTTTTCAAGAGGATATCAACTACCAAGGCGCCTTGGTTATCTTTACCGAGGATTTTATCCTAAAATATTTCTCAAAGTTCTCTGTTGAATATATTTCCCATCTCTACAACTACCACCTTTCCGAACCCTTGGTGGAAAATACCCGATTGGAACCCTTTCTTAAACAATTAGGGGAGGAATTCAAACGTGGGCCTAGTGTGGCCCAACAGAACATTCTCGCCAAAATTCTTGAACTGTACTTGTTAAGACTGGAGCGCGATGATGCCTCCAATTCCTTGGTAAGGCAAAATCAGCCTCATTACCCCTTGTTTCTTGAATTCAGGAATTTGGTGGAAAAGCAGTATGTGAAGACGCGAAATGTAAAGGATTATGCAGAAATGCTGCACGTTTCTACCGCACATTTGAATCAGGTCGTAAAAGAGTTTACCTTGAATACGGCCAAGCATTTTATTGACGGATTTGTGATTCTCGAAACAAAAAGAGCCATTGCGAGTACCAATTCCAGCCTAAAGGAAATCGCCTATGCCATGGGCTTTGATGAGGTAACGAACTTTACCAAATTCTTTAAAAAGCACAGCGGCATTACTCCAAAACGGTTCAAGGCCGAATTTTAG
- a CDS encoding SDR family oxidoreductase produces the protein MTIAVTSASGQLGASIVRQLINEIGKENVIGIARTPEKATHLGVEVRKGDYNSRQDFDAALKGIDTVLLVSGMDDPKKRIQQHRNVIEAAKQNGVQKIVYTSIVGDEANTAFSPVVKSNRQTEEDIKESGLEWAIGRNGIYIEPDLEYIDHYAKDGEIRNCAGEGKCGYTSRGELAYAYAQMLLDNKHNGHVYNLVGEAITQAKLADLINEVYGLNLKFNSVSVAEYAAERKEALGDFMGTIIAGIYEGIRNGVNDVPSHYEMAAGRPHRPHIDIIRDFKKA, from the coding sequence ATGACAATAGCAGTAACCTCCGCAAGTGGACAATTAGGGGCTTCAATCGTGCGCCAATTGATAAATGAGATCGGAAAAGAAAATGTAATAGGAATTGCCCGAACTCCCGAAAAGGCCACACATCTTGGTGTAGAGGTCAGAAAAGGTGATTATAATAGCCGTCAAGATTTTGATGCCGCATTAAAGGGCATCGATACGGTTCTTTTGGTTTCTGGGATGGATGACCCCAAGAAACGAATCCAACAGCATAGAAACGTTATTGAGGCGGCAAAACAAAACGGGGTTCAAAAAATAGTCTATACCAGCATTGTTGGCGATGAAGCGAACACGGCTTTTAGTCCGGTCGTAAAAAGTAACCGCCAGACCGAAGAGGATATCAAAGAGTCTGGACTCGAATGGGCCATCGGTAGAAACGGCATTTATATAGAGCCTGATTTAGAGTATATTGACCATTATGCGAAAGATGGTGAGATTCGAAACTGTGCCGGTGAAGGAAAGTGTGGCTATACCAGTAGGGGGGAATTGGCTTATGCCTATGCCCAAATGCTTTTGGATAATAAGCACAACGGACATGTCTATAACTTAGTGGGCGAGGCCATTACCCAAGCAAAGTTGGCCGACCTCATTAACGAGGTATATGGCTTAAACCTAAAATTTAACTCCGTGTCCGTAGCGGAATATGCAGCGGAAAGAAAGGAAGCCTTAGGTGATTTTATGGGGACCATAATAGCAGGTATATATGAAGGGATCCGCAATGGGGTCAATGATGTTCCATCTCACTATGAAATGGCTGCAGGCAGACCCCATAGACCACATATTGATATTATAAGGGATTTTAAAAAGGCATAG
- a CDS encoding PhoX family protein, whose translation MKTVSKMLLLAGLVATTSCEKLENYLGHGNQGEEEGTIFENKSELEPLVAINSNFNFVKAYSLISSTDILEDGFQLVGAQDGAGFLKDGDGYMYVVNAEDDYAVSRIHLDKNLNPIGGEWLLSSGVADFARQCSGTMWEADIHGGPRDIFLSASESFHYDVKGIDPHVAVPTPTADFGLDALGEFSWENAVPLPRDTYKGKTVIIGGDDDSSGSEGQVTLYYSENGDADFNNGKIYVLKFKEVASGSTDANGNPIAPMAVEEGVIYNEGQLAFGETYEVEFVEIENGADLTKNEMEDACVAVGASAFMRVEDVDYQKGSIDNARNVFFAVTGRGPGRGTYNDWGTAYKLELDEDSPLTGKLTQIISGNTDTNNMDGNISRLQSPDNITVTENFVYLQEDPNSFDRGHAAAIYQTDLNGNNAKVVLELVVRNDLDPSGSTGFSGEFGALVDISDKVGVDDTFLLNLQPHYWQNDDFKSKDGHDMESDRPDAIAAGAREDNQGGQIVILKGLPR comes from the coding sequence ATGAAAACAGTATCTAAAATGTTATTACTGGCAGGTTTGGTGGCAACTACTTCCTGTGAAAAACTTGAAAACTATCTTGGCCATGGCAATCAGGGGGAAGAAGAGGGGACCATCTTCGAGAACAAATCCGAGCTTGAGCCTTTAGTGGCCATTAACTCGAACTTCAACTTTGTCAAGGCATATTCTTTAATTAGTTCAACCGATATTTTGGAAGACGGTTTTCAATTGGTGGGTGCCCAAGATGGTGCTGGTTTTTTGAAAGATGGTGATGGATATATGTACGTTGTGAACGCAGAAGACGATTACGCTGTTAGCCGTATTCACTTGGATAAAAACCTCAACCCAATAGGAGGTGAATGGTTGTTGAGCTCCGGTGTTGCAGATTTTGCCCGTCAATGTTCCGGTACCATGTGGGAAGCCGATATTCACGGTGGGCCAAGGGATATATTCCTTTCTGCTTCTGAGAGCTTTCATTACGATGTTAAGGGAATAGACCCTCATGTTGCCGTACCTACACCGACCGCAGATTTTGGTCTGGATGCATTGGGCGAATTCTCATGGGAGAATGCGGTTCCTTTACCACGGGATACGTACAAAGGAAAAACGGTTATCATCGGTGGCGATGATGATTCATCGGGTTCGGAAGGACAGGTTACACTTTACTATTCTGAAAATGGCGATGCCGATTTCAATAATGGTAAAATTTATGTTTTGAAATTTAAGGAAGTGGCTTCTGGTTCTACCGATGCCAATGGAAACCCAATTGCTCCAATGGCAGTTGAAGAAGGTGTGATCTACAATGAAGGTCAGTTGGCTTTTGGGGAAACCTATGAAGTGGAATTTGTTGAAATCGAAAATGGTGCCGATTTGACCAAAAACGAAATGGAAGATGCTTGTGTTGCCGTTGGCGCCTCCGCTTTCATGCGTGTTGAAGATGTAGATTACCAAAAAGGCTCTATAGACAATGCAAGAAACGTATTCTTTGCCGTAACGGGTAGGGGTCCGGGCAGGGGCACGTATAACGACTGGGGTACCGCCTACAAATTAGAGTTGGATGAAGATTCTCCTTTGACGGGTAAATTGACCCAAATTATAAGTGGTAACACCGATACGAACAATATGGACGGAAACATTTCGAGACTTCAGAGTCCGGATAACATTACCGTTACCGAGAACTTTGTTTACCTTCAAGAAGACCCCAACTCTTTTGATAGGGGGCATGCCGCTGCAATCTACCAAACCGATTTAAATGGTAACAATGCCAAAGTCGTATTGGAATTGGTGGTTAGAAATGACCTTGATCCCTCTGGAAGCACTGGTTTCAGTGGAGAGTTCGGTGCCTTGGTCGACATATCCGATAAAGTTGGTGTCGATGATACTTTCCTATTGAACCTACAGCCCCACTACTGGCAGAATGACGACTTCAAGAGTAAAGACGGCCACGATATGGAATCTGATAGGCCTGATGCCATTGCCGCAGGTGCCAGGGAAGATAATCAGGGTGGACAAATCGTTATCTTAAAAGGTTTGCCTAGATAA
- a CDS encoding cytochrome-c peroxidase has product MYKSIFFLTLLLGSFSCKNQNEQLATVLKTENVDWGYAQKYYHKNMTEAVELIDALSKVDAESDEAKRIFTDLRIAFKKAEPYASYLNPEVGHRANGPALPVFAEDTERVLNPIGLQKIEESIYEGGEDPAIFVRETQLTKGLLVNLMQNVGERKLNAERFFIATHQQLLRIISMGISGFDTPVSQLGLSETVVSLESLKEVYDHSLGELIKEKNAELDTEFLLNIARAVAFIEKNADFNAFDRYTFIREYMSPITRNWVAIRKESGLWEGVNNKPFNFDAPTFFEKDAFNLEYFTPPINRNPSEKQIALGKKLFLDPNLSQSGTMACVTCHMPDKAYTDGKMVSIGNNGSPLQRNAPTLINSAFQKSFFWDGRAENILDQISSVFNNEQEFNTGVHEFSTDILKDSTYHVLFEDAFGRISNRNTDIIKAISSYISTLNGFDSKFDKNMRGEEDSFSAEEKLGMNLFMGKALCATCHFIPLTNGTVPPFYAETEKEVIGVPETKANKTLDDDLGFYWRYNKEEHLGMFKTPTVRNAEFTAPYMHNGVYNTLEEVMDFYNKGGGGGMGFDLPHQTLPFDELNLTEKEQQALIAFLKTLSDTNVEEGEMPQLANATS; this is encoded by the coding sequence ATGTATAAATCGATTTTCTTTCTTACACTACTATTGGGTTCTTTCTCCTGTAAAAATCAAAATGAGCAATTGGCTACGGTTCTTAAGACCGAGAATGTCGACTGGGGCTATGCCCAAAAATACTACCATAAAAATATGACCGAGGCCGTTGAGTTGATCGATGCCTTGAGTAAAGTGGATGCGGAGAGCGATGAGGCCAAACGAATCTTTACGGACCTCCGTATAGCCTTTAAAAAAGCGGAACCCTATGCTTCTTACCTGAACCCTGAAGTCGGACATCGTGCCAATGGCCCGGCCCTGCCTGTATTTGCGGAAGACACGGAACGTGTGCTAAACCCTATAGGGCTCCAAAAAATAGAGGAATCTATTTATGAAGGAGGGGAAGACCCGGCAATTTTTGTACGGGAGACCCAGCTGACCAAGGGCCTATTGGTAAACCTGATGCAAAACGTGGGCGAACGCAAATTGAATGCCGAACGTTTTTTTATCGCTACCCATCAACAACTCTTACGGATCATAAGTATGGGTATTTCTGGCTTTGATACTCCTGTGAGTCAATTGGGACTTTCCGAAACCGTAGTGTCGCTAGAGAGTTTAAAAGAAGTGTATGACCATAGTCTAGGTGAACTTATAAAAGAAAAAAATGCGGAATTGGATACGGAGTTCCTCCTTAACATAGCGCGGGCGGTCGCTTTTATTGAAAAGAATGCCGATTTCAATGCCTTTGATCGCTATACCTTTATTCGAGAGTATATGAGCCCCATTACCCGAAACTGGGTGGCCATACGAAAGGAGAGCGGACTATGGGAAGGGGTGAACAACAAACCTTTTAATTTTGATGCCCCCACCTTTTTTGAAAAAGACGCTTTTAACCTAGAATACTTCACTCCCCCGATCAATAGGAACCCGTCCGAAAAACAGATCGCCTTGGGCAAGAAATTGTTTTTAGATCCCAATCTTTCGCAGTCGGGCACGATGGCCTGTGTTACCTGTCATATGCCAGATAAGGCCTATACCGACGGAAAAATGGTCAGTATCGGGAATAATGGGAGTCCGTTGCAACGCAATGCCCCCACCTTGATCAATTCGGCCTTTCAAAAAAGTTTTTTTTGGGACGGACGTGCCGAGAATATTTTAGATCAGATTTCATCGGTATTTAATAATGAACAAGAATTCAATACGGGCGTACACGAGTTTTCCACCGATATTCTAAAAGATAGCACCTACCATGTTTTGTTCGAAGATGCCTTTGGTAGAATTTCCAATAGAAATACAGATATTATAAAGGCGATTTCATCGTATATCTCTACTTTGAACGGTTTTGATTCTAAGTTCGATAAAAACATGAGAGGTGAAGAAGATTCCTTCTCCGCCGAAGAAAAATTGGGTATGAACCTGTTTATGGGGAAAGCCCTTTGCGCTACCTGCCACTTTATTCCCTTGACCAACGGTACGGTACCTCCCTTTTATGCAGAAACTGAAAAAGAGGTTATTGGGGTTCCGGAAACCAAAGCGAACAAAACTTTAGACGATGATTTGGGTTTCTATTGGCGCTACAATAAAGAAGAACATTTGGGCATGTTCAAAACCCCAACGGTACGGAATGCCGAATTTACCGCACCTTATATGCACAATGGGGTTTACAATACCTTAGAGGAGGTTATGGATTTCTATAACAAAGGCGGTGGCGGCGGAATGGGATTCGACTTACCGCACCAAACTTTGCCATTTGATGAGCTGAACCTGACCGAAAAAGAGCAGCAAGCACTCATTGCATTTTTGAAAACCTTGTCCGATACGAATGTTGAGGAAGGGGAAATGCCTCAATTGGCCAATGCTACCTCCTAA
- a CDS encoding Gfo/Idh/MocA family protein has translation MKKISRRSFNTKLSQGIAGTAIIGSVGLGYGFSPRKEKKKLGIALVGLGSYSGGQLAPGLQDAEHCYLAGIVTGTPAKEKEWMAKYNIPKKNVYNYENFDSIAKNPDIDIVYVVLPNSMHAEFCIRAAKAGKHVICEKPMAVSVAECDAIINACNEAGVKLSVGYRMQSDPYTNEIKRLVKEKPYGSVRYVSSDAGYISRGNPDQWRLNHALSGGGALMNMGVYSIQSNIYGTGQNPVSVSAQEFSSKPEYFKDTDETITAQMEFPEGVVGNLFTSHNANANRLFVSFEKGWAELNPCHSYGPLSGRTSNGKEIKFPHQSQQKLQMDDFAKHIMLGTTNYAPGEMGKRDMIIVEAIYRSIKEGGKRIPLDLGDMGIVRE, from the coding sequence ATGAAAAAAATATCAAGAAGAAGTTTTAATACAAAGTTGTCGCAAGGCATTGCCGGAACCGCGATTATAGGAAGTGTTGGATTGGGTTATGGGTTTTCACCTAGAAAAGAAAAAAAGAAACTGGGCATTGCCTTGGTGGGGTTGGGAAGCTATAGTGGCGGACAGCTGGCTCCCGGCTTACAAGATGCGGAACATTGTTATTTGGCGGGTATTGTTACGGGAACCCCGGCAAAGGAAAAGGAATGGATGGCGAAGTACAACATTCCTAAAAAGAACGTGTACAACTATGAAAACTTCGACTCCATCGCCAAAAACCCCGATATTGATATCGTTTACGTGGTACTTCCCAACAGTATGCACGCGGAGTTCTGTATCCGTGCGGCAAAGGCGGGCAAACACGTTATTTGCGAGAAACCCATGGCGGTAAGCGTAGCGGAATGTGATGCCATCATTAATGCGTGTAACGAGGCGGGGGTTAAACTATCTGTGGGCTATCGCATGCAGTCGGATCCCTATACCAATGAAATTAAGCGCTTGGTAAAGGAAAAACCTTATGGTAGCGTACGTTATGTGTCTTCCGATGCAGGTTATATCTCACGGGGCAATCCCGATCAATGGCGATTGAACCATGCGCTTTCGGGTGGTGGTGCCTTAATGAATATGGGGGTTTACTCCATACAGAGTAATATTTACGGTACCGGACAAAACCCGGTATCCGTTTCCGCACAGGAATTCAGTTCAAAACCGGAGTATTTTAAGGATACCGATGAGACCATTACGGCCCAGATGGAATTCCCAGAAGGGGTAGTGGGCAATTTGTTCACTTCACATAATGCCAATGCCAACCGACTTTTCGTTTCGTTCGAAAAAGGCTGGGCAGAATTAAACCCTTGCCATAGTTACGGACCTTTGAGCGGACGCACATCGAATGGTAAGGAAATAAAATTCCCACACCAGAGCCAGCAAAAATTGCAGATGGACGATTTTGCAAAGCACATAATGCTAGGGACGACCAACTATGCGCCAGGTGAAATGGGCAAGCGCGATATGATAATTGTAGAGGCCATTTATAGATCCATTAAGGAAGGCGGGAAAAGGATTCCTCTCGATTTAGGGGATATGGGTATCGTACGCGAATAG
- a CDS encoding phytoene desaturase family protein, with product MQNTNQDSSATRTKDAAQTYDSIVIGSGAGGLATAICLARAGKKVVVLEQHDVPGGWCHSFYLNGHRFTPGVHYVGLMAEGEATNDLYRGLGIANELVFFRMNPDAYEHVRIGQERFDFPANLDLLIERLSARFPKEKKQIYNYLHLTRKVSEELYSLPYFKGFWQKLTIPFKTKHFGKYGMFSVRKVIGWHIKNPLLKNILNIQCGDHGVQPKKVPFVMHSALMYHYFDGGYYPMGGGGALIKAMTNTLKKNGGELRTSTAVSKILLEGDTQKKAVGVTLSNGENLYAGNIVSNADVGITYNDLVGRENLSRKFQKKLANTKYSSTSLMLFLIVDMDLRAAGLDSGNIWMMPNKDTDDFYDSMLASDISQGDAFEGMFVSCTTLKDPSSFDGKHHSIEAITLVDYKAFEKFKNEGQERSQAYLDFKELLMQKMINGLEKAIPGISKHIVQKDLGTPLTNKYYVNTTDGNIYGTEKSLKHIGPFAYKAKSEIENLYLCGASILSHGVAGVSHSGVDTAAQILGCDPDELKKPQEDQHIRIYEAEDASDYPEWMLKKIAVKTARTKSKTQEINS from the coding sequence ATGCAAAACACAAACCAGGATTCCAGTGCAACGCGAACCAAAGATGCCGCCCAGACCTACGATTCCATAGTAATCGGTTCCGGAGCGGGCGGACTTGCGACGGCCATTTGCTTGGCTAGGGCCGGAAAAAAGGTGGTCGTTCTCGAACAACACGACGTTCCCGGAGGTTGGTGCCATAGTTTTTACTTGAACGGACATCGGTTTACTCCGGGCGTGCATTACGTTGGGCTCATGGCCGAAGGTGAAGCTACCAACGATCTGTACAGGGGCTTGGGCATTGCCAACGAACTGGTGTTCTTTAGAATGAATCCCGACGCCTACGAACATGTACGCATTGGTCAAGAACGATTTGATTTTCCCGCTAATCTCGATTTGCTTATTGAGCGATTATCAGCACGATTCCCAAAAGAAAAAAAACAGATTTACAACTACCTTCACCTTACCAGAAAAGTAAGTGAAGAGCTTTACTCCCTTCCCTATTTCAAAGGATTCTGGCAAAAACTCACTATTCCCTTCAAAACCAAACACTTTGGCAAATACGGAATGTTCAGCGTAAGAAAGGTAATTGGGTGGCACATAAAAAATCCGCTTCTAAAAAACATTCTCAACATTCAATGTGGAGACCACGGGGTACAGCCAAAAAAAGTACCTTTTGTGATGCACAGTGCCCTTATGTACCATTATTTCGATGGCGGTTACTACCCCATGGGCGGAGGTGGCGCACTTATTAAAGCCATGACCAATACCCTCAAAAAAAATGGTGGTGAGCTCCGCACCTCGACCGCGGTAAGCAAAATACTTCTTGAAGGGGATACACAAAAAAAGGCCGTAGGAGTAACCTTGTCGAATGGCGAAAATTTGTACGCGGGAAATATTGTTTCCAATGCCGATGTGGGTATTACCTATAACGATTTGGTAGGAAGGGAAAACCTAAGTCGTAAATTTCAAAAAAAACTGGCGAACACCAAATATTCAAGTACATCTCTAATGTTGTTTTTGATAGTCGATATGGACCTTCGCGCAGCAGGCCTCGACTCCGGTAATATTTGGATGATGCCCAATAAAGACACCGACGATTTTTACGACAGTATGCTAGCTTCCGATATTTCCCAAGGCGATGCTTTTGAGGGAATGTTCGTTAGCTGTACCACTTTAAAAGATCCTTCAAGTTTTGACGGGAAGCACCATAGTATCGAGGCTATTACCCTGGTTGACTACAAAGCCTTTGAAAAGTTCAAAAACGAAGGTCAAGAACGCTCTCAAGCTTACTTGGATTTTAAAGAATTATTGATGCAAAAGATGATTAACGGCTTAGAAAAGGCCATACCCGGCATCAGCAAACACATCGTTCAGAAAGATTTGGGAACCCCTTTGACCAATAAGTATTACGTCAACACCACCGATGGTAATATTTACGGGACCGAGAAAAGCCTAAAACATATTGGTCCCTTTGCCTACAAGGCAAAAAGTGAAATAGAAAATCTATACTTATGCGGCGCAAGCATTCTTTCCCATGGTGTAGCGGGAGTTTCGCATTCAGGCGTAGATACGGCTGCCCAAATTCTAGGTTGTGACCCTGATGAACTTAAAAAACCACAAGAAGATCAACATATTAGAATCTACGAAGCCGAAGATGCTTCCGATTATCCGGAGTGGATGCTGAAGAAAATAGCGGTCAAAACTGCGAGAACAAAGAGCAAAACCCAAGAAATAAACTCATAA